In Candidatus Sedimenticola sp. (ex Thyasira tokunagai), the following proteins share a genomic window:
- a CDS encoding IS1595 family transposase, producing the protein MPKNTIQFQKGLGLHEFLEKYGTDTQCSQALHRLRWPSGYVCPECGNATCCELKSRKIYQCHKCHHQTSLTAGTIFHGTKLPLKKWFLAIYLLTQRKKSTSALQLSREIGVNYNTAWKLKHKLMQVMMERQGKKKLTGRIEMDDAYIGGEKPGKRGRGSRNKIPFVAAVETTQDGRPLKIHLRRVRGFRSAEIARYAKSSLVSGSTVFSDGLCCFRAVTDAECDHVAIVTGGGRKSAQSSTFKWVNTMLGNVKNSLQGTFHAIRKKHVPRYLAEFEYRFNRRFNLPEMIERLLFVALRTPPMPYRFLRMAEVYG; encoded by the coding sequence ATGCCAAAAAATACTATCCAGTTTCAAAAAGGGCTTGGTTTGCACGAATTTCTGGAAAAATATGGTACCGATACTCAATGCAGCCAAGCGTTGCATCGACTTCGCTGGCCAAGTGGATATGTTTGCCCAGAGTGCGGTAACGCAACGTGCTGCGAACTCAAAAGCCGCAAGATATACCAGTGCCATAAATGTCATCACCAGACATCGCTTACTGCGGGTACCATTTTTCATGGCACAAAGTTGCCTTTGAAGAAATGGTTTCTGGCCATCTATTTGCTGACCCAGCGTAAAAAGAGCACCTCTGCCTTGCAACTGTCTCGTGAGATTGGAGTGAACTACAACACTGCGTGGAAGCTCAAGCACAAACTGATGCAGGTAATGATGGAACGCCAGGGTAAGAAAAAGCTGACTGGCCGCATTGAAATGGATGATGCATATATTGGCGGTGAAAAACCTGGTAAGCGTGGACGAGGCTCCCGCAACAAAATCCCTTTCGTAGCCGCCGTTGAGACGACGCAGGACGGCAGGCCTTTGAAAATTCATCTGCGTCGTGTGCGTGGTTTTCGTAGTGCAGAAATTGCTCGATATGCCAAGTCCAGTCTGGTTTCTGGTAGCACTGTATTCTCTGATGGTCTCTGCTGCTTCAGAGCTGTCACTGATGCTGAATGCGATCATGTGGCCATTGTGACTGGTGGCGGTCGAAAAAGCGCACAGAGCTCCACCTTCAAGTGGGTGAACACCATGCTTGGCAACGTCAAGAATTCTTTGCAGGGAACTTTTCATGCTATACGAAAAAAACATGTACCTCGTTATCTTGCCGAATTCGAATATCGGTTTAATCGTCGCTTCAATCTTCCAGAAATGATTGAGCGATTGCTCTTTGTTGCGTTGCGTACACCACCAATGCCTTATCGCTTCTTGAGAATGGCTGAGGTTTATGGGTAA
- a CDS encoding acyl-homoserine-lactone synthase, with protein MNIAPVVISNEHSYFNEVLHVTGGIKIIHGRKSSFSESELSAFYKYRQKVFIGRLGWPLKTNGVAEIDEFDLPDTIYVIAFNDNGDICGHVCLNPTTGPCLMDIFPTLFNGSPSPSTPLVWEISRLSTHNSDQSSPIKGGISYTNEMIMKTCF; from the coding sequence ATGAATATAGCGCCAGTAGTGATTAGTAATGAGCATTCATATTTCAATGAGGTGCTTCATGTAACAGGAGGTATAAAAATAATTCACGGCAGGAAAAGTAGTTTTTCTGAGAGTGAACTTTCAGCTTTTTATAAATATCGTCAGAAGGTATTCATTGGGCGACTTGGTTGGCCTCTCAAAACCAATGGTGTTGCTGAAATTGATGAGTTCGATCTGCCAGATACGATCTACGTTATAGCGTTCAATGATAACGGTGATATATGTGGCCATGTTTGTTTGAACCCAACAACAGGGCCCTGCTTAATGGATATATTCCCTACTCTTTTTAATGGCTCGCCCTCACCATCCACACCATTAGTTTGGGAGATATCACGCCTTTCAACTCATAACAGTGATCAGTCTTCGCCGATAAAAGGAGGTATATCCTATACCAATGAGATGATAATGAAAACGTGTTTTTGA
- a CDS encoding LuxR C-terminal-related transcriptional regulator has product MNDTNIDRLELPTTDNHTSKVTVEAIVELLAQFIDGTSYYTGDDIKELHTQLDIEYGINFLILTIHDTRLGEKPEAFRSIHEGIKDGWDMLCVKHGFYKYSNIGSCNIDLTKTIALQSHKPVSWNTIRKTTEGGKNRVLKIAQSYGMADGYTYALNANGIIIFCSAGVSSGKVAYEQKELLDILLIHLSQVAAMNQNIFFNLELSERESTICRSILNGNTQTKIAGDLGLSTQTIRNNLEKLCRRFGVSDPYGVIAICIDLKLIHSLPAMESEAKVDNPR; this is encoded by the coding sequence ATGAACGATACTAACATAGATAGGTTGGAATTACCAACTACAGATAACCATACTTCTAAAGTAACGGTAGAAGCTATTGTAGAACTTTTAGCACAATTCATAGATGGGACTTCGTATTATACGGGCGATGACATTAAAGAATTACACACACAGCTTGATATTGAATATGGTATAAATTTTTTGATCTTAACTATTCACGATACTAGGCTAGGGGAAAAACCGGAAGCTTTTCGGAGTATTCATGAAGGCATTAAGGATGGCTGGGATATGCTATGTGTAAAGCATGGGTTTTATAAATACTCTAATATAGGTAGTTGCAATATAGACCTGACGAAAACTATCGCATTACAATCTCATAAACCAGTGTCATGGAATACGATACGTAAGACAACAGAAGGGGGAAAAAATCGAGTCTTAAAGATCGCACAATCATACGGCATGGCTGATGGTTACACTTATGCCTTAAATGCCAATGGGATTATAATATTTTGTTCTGCCGGCGTTAGCTCAGGTAAAGTGGCATATGAACAAAAAGAACTATTGGATATATTATTAATTCATTTATCTCAAGTTGCAGCGATGAATCAAAATATCTTTTTTAATTTAGAATTATCGGAAAGAGAATCTACAATATGTCGATCCATCCTTAATGGAAATACTCAAACAAAAATAGCCGGTGACCTAGGGCTGAGCACGCAAACTATTCGTAACAACCTGGAAAAACTTTGTAGACGCTTTGGTGTAAGTGATCCTTATGGGGTTATTGCTATATGTATTGATTTAAAATTAATACACTCGCTGCCAGCCATGGAGAGCGAAGCGAAGGTGGATAATCCCCGGTAG
- a CDS encoding DUF4902 domain-containing protein, whose protein sequence is MINLSDDGYVRLSSSLLQTREFKHHFSGLDDEANGLAKHQYEELSEIYGYTEWVSSTNPIISVGWDWRLTIIDRRICYERVSAISSNLMLVGDNGDLGSKQTEILLEGVMDTSGWQRVVEDYFSDIYHYKE, encoded by the coding sequence GTGATAAATTTATCTGATGATGGTTATGTAAGACTAAGTTCGTCATTACTGCAAACCAGAGAATTTAAGCATCATTTTTCTGGGCTCGATGATGAGGCAAATGGGTTAGCAAAGCATCAATATGAAGAGCTTAGTGAAATTTATGGTTACACTGAATGGGTTAGTTCCACTAATCCCATTATTTCTGTTGGGTGGGATTGGCGCCTGACTATAATAGATAGACGTATTTGTTATGAAAGAGTATCTGCAATCAGCTCTAATCTGATGTTAGTTGGTGATAACGGCGATCTAGGATCAAAGCAGACCGAAATATTACTTGAAGGTGTAATGGATACATCCGGCTGGCAACGAGTAGTTGAGGACTATTTTTCTGACATTTACCACTATAAAGAATGA
- the smpB gene encoding SsrA-binding protein SmpB, producing MAKKSKKKAGHGGSTIALNKKAKHEYFIQDRFEAGIALEGWEVKSLRDKRVQLAESYIYIKGNEAFLLGCLITPMPTASTHIKPEPTRTRKLLLHRQELDRLIGNVERKGFTLIPTAMYWKNGRAKVEIGLAKGKQLHDKRATEKDQDWQRDKQRILKAH from the coding sequence ATGGCAAAGAAATCAAAGAAAAAGGCTGGGCACGGCGGTTCAACGATCGCCCTCAATAAAAAGGCCAAGCACGAATACTTTATCCAGGACCGCTTCGAAGCGGGTATCGCTCTGGAAGGCTGGGAGGTGAAAAGCCTCAGGGACAAGCGTGTCCAACTGGCCGAGAGCTACATCTACATCAAGGGCAACGAGGCCTTCCTGCTGGGCTGCCTCATCACCCCAATGCCCACAGCCTCAACCCACATCAAGCCGGAACCCACCCGCACCCGCAAGCTCCTACTCCACCGCCAGGAGCTGGACCGACTCATCGGCAACGTCGAGCGCAAGGGCTTCACCCTGATTCCCACCGCCATGTACTGGAAAAATGGTCGGGCCAAGGTAGAGATCGGCCTCGCCAAGGGCAAACAGCTCCACGACAAACGCGCCACCGAAAAAGATCAAGACTGGCAGCGGGACAAACAGCGTATCCTCAAGGCCCATTAA
- a CDS encoding transposase, which yields MSTRKKYSKEFKLDAISLVIEQGYTRKKAATSLEINPQMLGRWVKENQAEEGLVFRGNGKLTPEQEELRKLKAQVKRLEMERDILKKATAFFAAETK from the coding sequence ATGAGTACACGAAAGAAATATTCAAAAGAGTTCAAGTTGGACGCAATCAGCCTGGTAATTGAGCAGGGTTATACAAGAAAGAAGGCTGCCACAAGCCTGGAAATCAACCCTCAAATGCTGGGGCGCTGGGTGAAAGAGAATCAGGCTGAGGAGGGACTGGTGTTTCGGGGCAATGGCAAGTTGACACCCGAACAGGAAGAGCTCAGGAAACTCAAGGCCCAGGTCAAGCGCCTTGAGATGGAGAGGGATATACTAAAAAAAGCGACGGCATTCTTTGCAGCAGAAACGAAGTGA
- the ltrA gene encoding group II intron reverse transcriptase/maturase produces the protein MRDTKRSEIISTQLRQIAEQAIVHPDRVFTTLIHRMDVDFLREAYNRLRKDGAAGLSGVTVKDYGKELEANLIDLHARLREQRYIAPPIKRVWIEKEGGKKRPIGLLEIEDKIVQKAVAMLMGTVYEQDFYPFSYGFREARSAHQAIGEIRSQCMEHGIQWIYDADISGFFDNIDWSWLRTFIQQRINDGGLLRLIGKWLNAGVMEGDQITYSDRGTPQGGTISPCLANIFLHHVLDEWFFNEVKPRMRGHCFIVRFADDFVIGFQYEEDARRVMEVLPKRFERYGLEIHPEKSHLLAFGKPASRKEATRGDNTFDFLGFTHYWARTRRGYWVIKRKTARKKVRKTVQALWTWSRNNRHQDLKKQYRILCSKLRGHYQYFGVRCNMRAMEVVLHHARRGWRFWLNRRSSKKTLTWEKYEKLMESMPLPRPKIIHNV, from the coding sequence ATGAGAGATACCAAGAGATCAGAAATCATATCAACGCAACTTCGGCAAATTGCAGAGCAAGCGATCGTACATCCGGACAGGGTGTTTACCACCCTGATTCACCGCATGGACGTGGACTTTCTTCGAGAAGCCTACAATCGGCTGCGCAAGGATGGAGCGGCGGGCCTGAGCGGTGTAACCGTAAAGGACTATGGCAAGGAACTGGAAGCCAACCTGATCGACCTTCATGCCCGGTTGAGGGAGCAGCGTTATATAGCGCCGCCAATCAAGCGCGTATGGATCGAAAAGGAGGGAGGAAAGAAACGACCGATCGGACTATTGGAGATAGAAGACAAAATAGTCCAGAAAGCGGTAGCGATGCTAATGGGAACGGTGTATGAACAGGACTTCTACCCATTCTCTTATGGATTTCGGGAGGCACGTAGTGCCCACCAGGCGATTGGAGAGATCCGATCGCAGTGCATGGAGCACGGCATCCAATGGATTTACGATGCGGACATCAGTGGATTTTTCGACAACATTGATTGGAGCTGGTTGCGGACGTTCATCCAGCAACGGATCAATGATGGTGGACTGCTTCGCCTGATCGGGAAGTGGTTGAATGCGGGAGTGATGGAGGGAGATCAGATCACCTACAGTGACAGGGGTACACCCCAGGGCGGGACAATTTCACCCTGCCTTGCGAATATATTCCTCCACCATGTACTGGATGAGTGGTTCTTCAACGAAGTGAAGCCAAGGATGCGCGGGCACTGTTTTATCGTGCGGTTTGCCGATGACTTTGTCATCGGCTTTCAGTATGAAGAGGATGCCCGGCGGGTGATGGAAGTCTTGCCCAAGCGCTTCGAGAGATATGGACTGGAAATACATCCAGAGAAAAGCCACCTACTCGCCTTCGGAAAACCGGCCTCTCGCAAGGAGGCCACCCGTGGGGACAACACATTCGATTTTCTCGGATTTACCCACTACTGGGCGAGAACGAGGCGAGGTTATTGGGTTATCAAGCGCAAGACTGCGCGCAAGAAAGTCAGGAAAACCGTACAAGCCCTATGGACCTGGAGCCGTAACAACCGGCACCAGGACCTGAAGAAGCAGTACAGAATTTTGTGCTCGAAACTTCGGGGGCACTACCAGTACTTTGGTGTTCGCTGCAATATGCGAGCGATGGAGGTAGTTCTTCACCATGCAAGGCGTGGATGGAGGTTCTGGTTAAATCGTCGTAGTAGCAAGAAGACGCTGACCTGGGAGAAGTACGAAAAGCTGATGGAAAGTATGCCGTTACCGCGACCCAAAATTATCCACAATGTCTAA
- the istB gene encoding IS21-like element helper ATPase IstB: MLNQQTIDQLRTLKLTGMLDAFEQQQAQPETHALAFGERLALLVDREVLYRENRRLARLLKAAKLREHACVEDINYRHPRNLEKSHMASLASCDWIRQAHNLCITVPTGCGKTWLACALGNQACRQGLSVHYLRLPNLFEQLRISHGDGTYPRLMNRLLKMDLLILDDWGIQKITAAQRQDLMEVIEDRHGRKSTLITSQLPTKNWHEYIGEATLADAILDRLLHGSHRLDLSGGSMRKTTDQLTDSDRSE; the protein is encoded by the coding sequence ATGTTGAACCAACAAACCATTGACCAACTACGCACCCTTAAATTGACCGGCATGCTGGATGCGTTTGAGCAGCAGCAGGCGCAACCCGAAACCCATGCCCTTGCTTTTGGGGAACGTCTTGCCCTCTTGGTGGATCGTGAGGTGCTCTACCGGGAGAACCGCCGATTGGCGCGTCTGCTCAAGGCCGCCAAGCTGCGGGAGCATGCCTGTGTTGAGGATATCAACTATCGCCATCCACGAAACCTGGAGAAATCCCACATGGCTTCATTGGCGAGCTGCGATTGGATCCGGCAAGCACATAATCTGTGCATTACCGTCCCTACGGGTTGCGGCAAGACTTGGCTGGCTTGTGCGTTAGGTAATCAGGCCTGCCGCCAAGGATTATCAGTACACTACCTGCGCCTGCCCAATCTGTTTGAACAACTACGCATCTCCCACGGTGATGGGACCTATCCTCGATTGATGAATCGATTATTGAAGATGGATCTGCTTATTCTGGATGACTGGGGTATTCAGAAAATCACCGCAGCCCAGCGGCAGGACCTGATGGAGGTGATTGAGGATCGTCATGGCAGGAAATCGACACTCATTACTAGTCAGTTACCGACAAAAAACTGGCATGAATATATTGGTGAGGCGACTCTAGCCGATGCCATTCTTGATCGATTACTCCATGGCTCTCATCGACTGGATCTGAGTGGAGGCTCTATGAGAAAAACCACCGATCAGTTGACTGATAGTGACCGGTCGGAGTAA
- a CDS encoding helix-turn-helix domain-containing protein, with translation MIDINTEKKYKQRLTLPRKGALSLNQYDNNIIMVDKGRVRVEDKDDLVYETYFEGESFMTIGNAVGAKLVALDNSTLSIIPVASIKSDMEGLSSKWKIIFINLIEQLTNKHYRSNMLGSMSMERKIVLFLKDINRRWHSKKVSNRDLSENTSSHIPFNKQQIAEEIGVSKQSLANNKVLKKLEKTGYIEIKNRLSIAILDEDRLDRIDVETLHNTDLNDLKK, from the coding sequence ATGATAGATATAAATACAGAAAAAAAATACAAGCAAAGACTTACTCTACCAAGGAAGGGGGCATTGTCATTAAATCAATATGATAATAATATTATCATGGTAGATAAAGGCAGGGTAAGAGTTGAAGATAAAGATGACTTGGTGTATGAGACATATTTTGAAGGAGAGAGTTTTATGACTATTGGTAATGCTGTTGGTGCCAAGCTGGTAGCGCTTGATAATTCCACCCTATCTATTATTCCCGTTGCATCAATAAAAAGCGATATGGAAGGACTGAGTTCAAAGTGGAAAATCATTTTCATTAATCTCATAGAACAGTTAACTAATAAACATTATAGATCTAATATGTTGGGCTCTATGTCCATGGAGAGAAAAATAGTTCTCTTTCTGAAAGATATAAATAGACGCTGGCATTCAAAGAAAGTAAGTAACCGAGATCTTTCTGAAAACACGAGCTCACACATACCATTCAACAAGCAACAAATCGCCGAGGAGATTGGTGTGTCAAAACAATCATTAGCAAACAACAAAGTTTTAAAAAAGCTCGAGAAAACTGGGTATATTGAAATAAAAAACAGGCTATCTATTGCTATTCTTGATGAGGATCGTTTGGATAGGATTGATGTAGAGACCTTGCATAATACAGACCTTAATGATCTGAAAAAATAA
- a CDS encoding sodium-dependent transporter gives MSEQISIHGQWSSRLTFILAATGAAVGLGNVWKFPYLVGENGGGAFVLVYLVSIALIGVPVMISEVLIGRRGRQSPINSLRDLAGEAQSNCRWQYIGALGMVAGLIITSYYSVIAGWTLAYAVRMAGGVFSGVTKDGAESIFAFLVSDPERMLAWHTLFIVMTAMVVSRGVRSGLEHAIKILMPALFLLLLILVGYAYISTNDHFGQGVSFMFNIDFAALTTGGVLTAMGHAFFTLSLGAGAVMVYGSYLPSDVPIAKTVLAVAAFDTIIALLAGLAVFPLVFASELAPASGPGLIFLSLPIAFGHMPFGWLFGTLFFILLLFAAWTSAIALLEPMVAWLVENRQVQRIRAAVWVGLFTWLLGVVSILSFGAWSFEFDFAGEVRRHGVYDLLDILSSSIILPIGGFAIALFAGWVLPKTLLVEELGGRTGTGFRLWYAAIRIVAPAALLLILLGAIGVI, from the coding sequence TTGTCTGAACAGATTTCGATTCACGGTCAGTGGTCATCACGTTTGACGTTTATTCTTGCGGCCACTGGTGCAGCGGTCGGGTTGGGTAATGTCTGGAAGTTTCCCTATTTGGTAGGAGAGAATGGCGGCGGCGCTTTTGTGCTGGTCTACCTTGTCTCGATTGCCCTGATCGGTGTACCGGTGATGATCTCTGAGGTTTTGATCGGCCGCCGGGGGCGTCAGAGCCCGATCAACAGCCTGCGTGATCTCGCCGGTGAGGCCCAGAGCAACTGTCGTTGGCAGTACATAGGCGCCTTGGGCATGGTCGCCGGCTTGATTATTACCTCCTACTACAGTGTTATCGCCGGTTGGACGCTGGCCTATGCTGTGCGCATGGCCGGCGGTGTTTTTTCCGGGGTAACCAAGGATGGTGCTGAGAGTATCTTTGCTTTCCTGGTGAGCGATCCAGAGCGGATGCTGGCCTGGCACACTCTGTTTATAGTGATGACGGCGATGGTGGTCTCCCGTGGTGTACGCTCCGGCCTGGAGCACGCTATAAAAATCCTCATGCCTGCGCTGTTCCTGTTGCTGCTGATTCTGGTGGGTTATGCCTATATCTCAACCAACGACCACTTTGGGCAGGGGGTGAGCTTTATGTTCAATATTGATTTCGCTGCGCTCACCACGGGTGGCGTGCTTACCGCCATGGGCCATGCATTCTTTACTCTCAGCCTGGGTGCGGGTGCGGTCATGGTCTACGGCTCCTATCTGCCCAGTGATGTACCCATCGCTAAAACGGTTCTTGCGGTTGCTGCTTTTGACACTATCATCGCACTACTGGCCGGGTTGGCTGTTTTTCCATTGGTTTTTGCCAGTGAGCTCGCTCCTGCAAGCGGCCCCGGATTAATCTTCCTCTCCCTGCCTATCGCCTTTGGTCACATGCCTTTTGGGTGGCTTTTCGGCACACTCTTTTTTATTCTGCTGCTGTTTGCCGCCTGGACCTCCGCCATCGCTCTGCTGGAACCGATGGTGGCCTGGTTGGTGGAGAATCGCCAGGTTCAGCGGATTCGGGCGGCAGTTTGGGTCGGTCTCTTTACCTGGTTGCTTGGGGTAGTCTCCATTCTCTCCTTTGGCGCCTGGTCGTTTGAGTTTGATTTTGCCGGTGAGGTGAGGCGCCACGGGGTATATGACCTGCTTGATATCCTCTCTTCCAGTATTATTTTACCCATCGGCGGTTTCGCTATAGCGCTGTTTGCCGGCTGGGTACTGCCAAAAACTTTGCTGGTAGAGGAGTTGGGGGGGAGAACTGGGACCGGTTTTCGGTTATGGTATGCCGCTATTCGAATTGTTGCGCCTGCAGCTTTACTACTGATTCTGCTGGGGGCGATTGGAGTTATTTAG